Within Stella humosa, the genomic segment CTGGGCGGCAAGGCCGCGGCGGAATAGGCCCGAGGGGACGCCGCGCCATGGTCGATCGCCGCACGGAATCCATGGGGGAGACGACGGCTGCCCAGCCGCCGGCCACCCCGGCACCGGCCCCCCCGGCGCCGATGACGGCCGCCCGGGTCGCGTCCTACCTGCGCTCCCACCCGGACTTCCTGGTCCGCCACCCCGACCTGGTGACGGTGCTGACGCCGCCCGCCGCCGAGCGCGGCGAGACCGTGGTCGACATGCAGCAGTTCATGCTGAAGCGGCTGCAGGACGAGGTCCGCCGAATCAAGGAGGAACAGCGCGACCTCCTGAAGGCGACCCGCGCCAACATCCAGAGCCAGGCGCGCATCCACGACGCGGCCCTGGCGCTGCTCGGCGCGCGCACCTTCGAGCATCTGGTGCAGACCTTCACCACCGACCTGTCGCTGCTGCTCGATGTCGACGTGGTGATGCTGTGCGTGGAGACGGCCGACGGCCACCTGCCGCGGGTCGACGTGCAGGGCCTGTCCGGCCTGCCGGCCGGCTCGGTCGGCGACCTGGTCGGCACCGACCGCGACGTCGTCCTGCGCGACGACATCGAGGGCGACGCCCTGCTCTATGGCGCGGGCGCGGGCCTGGTGCGGTCCGATGCGCTGATCCGCCTGGCGGTATCGGGCATGGCCCCGCCCTGCCTGCTGGCCATGGGCTCGCGCGATCCGCAGCGCTTCCACCCGGGCCAGGGGACCGAGCTGCTGGGCTTCCTCGGCAAGATCGGTTCCATGGCGATCCGCTCCTGGCTCGACCTGCCGCCGACTTGAACGATCCCGCGCCGGTGGACGCCGTCGCCGCGGACACCGGGACGGACGACCGCCTGGGCGAGGCGAGACGCGCCTGGGCCGCCTGGTTGGAGGCCGAGCGCCGGGCATCGCCCCATACGCTGGCCGCCTATCGCGACGACCTGGCCGGCTTCCTCTCCTTCCTCGGCCAGCATCTGGGTGGACCGCCCAGCCTGGACGAGCTGATCGGCCTGCGCCCGGCCGACTATCGTGCGTGGCTCGCCCGGCGCGCACGCGACGACTATGCCCGCAGCTCGACCGTCCGGGCGCTGTCGGTGGTGCGCGGCTTCGTCCGCTTCCTCGACCGCCGCGGCTATGGCCATGCGCCGGCCCTGTCGGCGGTGCGCGCACCCAAGCTGCCGCAGTCGGTGCCCAAAGCATTGACGCCGGAAGGCGCCGAAGCCGTGCTGGCGGGCGCGGACGACGAGGCCCTGCCCTGGATCGCCGCCCGCGACACCGCCCTGCTTTCGCTGCTCTATGGCTGCGGGCTGCGCATCGGCGAGGCGCTGGCCCTGCCACGCAGCACCGCCCCGCTGGGCGAGGCGCTGACGGTCGTCGGCAAGGGCCGCAAGGAACGACGGGTGCCGGTGCTGCCGGCGGTGCGCGCGGCGATGGTCGAGTATGTCCGGCTCTGCCCCTGGAAGGCCGCGGCCGATGGCCCGCTGTTCCTGGGCGCC encodes:
- a CDS encoding DUF484 family protein; the protein is MVDRRTESMGETTAAQPPATPAPAPPAPMTAARVASYLRSHPDFLVRHPDLVTVLTPPAAERGETVVDMQQFMLKRLQDEVRRIKEEQRDLLKATRANIQSQARIHDAALALLGARTFEHLVQTFTTDLSLLLDVDVVMLCVETADGHLPRVDVQGLSGLPAGSVGDLVGTDRDVVLRDDIEGDALLYGAGAGLVRSDALIRLAVSGMAPPCLLAMGSRDPQRFHPGQGTELLGFLGKIGSMAIRSWLDLPPT
- a CDS encoding tyrosine recombinase XerC is translated as MDAVAADTGTDDRLGEARRAWAAWLEAERRASPHTLAAYRDDLAGFLSFLGQHLGGPPSLDELIGLRPADYRAWLARRARDDYARSSTVRALSVVRGFVRFLDRRGYGHAPALSAVRAPKLPQSVPKALTPEGAEAVLAGADDEALPWIAARDTALLSLLYGCGLRIGEALALPRSTAPLGEALTVVGKGRKERRVPVLPAVRAAMVEYVRLCPWKAAADGPLFLGARGGALQPAVAQRRMRDARRRLGLPESATPHALRHSFATHLLAAGGDLRAIQELLGHASLSTTQRYTAVDTAQLVATYNRAHPRARG